From a single Pleurodeles waltl isolate 20211129_DDA chromosome 8, aPleWal1.hap1.20221129, whole genome shotgun sequence genomic region:
- the LOC138248889 gene encoding zinc finger protein 268-like, with the protein MDTGEATCFYSVSLGFYYKYVIKHNVCIMEEAHTCSESDRDFNINDHLEKHQGDLSLLRQTKSIVFSKIFNRKSDLIVGKQNHTEEKTFQCLECKGFITNGSIMGQKSGYTEPKPYKSTECDETFIPKAQLMIDPQTPTGEKPCESSECYKAFNQTGEHVPYHRNHTRAKPYKCSECDKTFKEKSDLSSHERIHTEKKTWRCSECNRAFRHNTHLIRHQRIHTGEKPYKCSECDKCFITKDQLIIHQRNHTGEKPYKCSECQKAFKGIGELSIHQRTHTGEKPYKCFECEKAFITKGQLGLHHMSHSGETPYKCSECDRGFKTKRHLTRHQNDHTGEKPYKCSECDKTFKEKSDLSSHESIHTEEKPYRCSECNKAFCHNTHLVRHQRTHTGEKPYKCSECEKCFITKGHLMIHQRNHTGEKPYKCSECQKAFKGISELSIHMKTHTGEKPHECSECEKAFITKGQLVIHHRVHTGTKPYGCSECAKTFISKGELKRHYMSHSGETPYKCSECDKGFKTKRYLMRHQNGHTGEKPYKCTECDKAFTEKYGLSLHQRKHKGEKPHKCSECDKAFFQKADLFIHHRYHTREKPYKCSECDKSYVLKKKLTIHQRTHTGEKPYKCSECDKAFRRNDNLYVHQRIHTGEAPYKCTECDKAFKKKSHLSVHVKIHTGEKPYKCSECDKAFIRNSTLMIHQRTHSGKKPHNCSERWNTFSQKGVA; encoded by the coding sequence ATGGACACCGGAGAAGCTACGTGCTTTTACTCAGTGTCTCTAGGATTTTATTACAAGTATGTAATTAAACATAATGTGTGCATAATGGAGGAGGCACACACATGCTCTGAATCTGACAGAGATTTCAATATAAATGACCATCTGGAAAAACACCAAGGAGATCTCAGCCTATTAAGACAAACTAAATCTATAGTGTTTTCCAAGATTTTTAATAGAAAAAGTGATTTGATTGTAGGCAAACAAAACCATACTGAAGAAAAAACATTTCAATGTCTTGAATGCAAAGGTTTTATCACAAATGGCTCTATTATGGGACAAAAGTCAGGCTACACTGAACCAAAACCATATAAATCCACTGAGTGTGACGAGACGTTCATTCCAAAGGCACAGCTGATGATAGATCCACAAACTCCTACTGGTGAGAAACCATGTGAAAGTTCTGAATGCTACAAAGCTTTCAATCAAACAGGTGAACATGTACCATATCACAGAAATCACACTAGAGcgaaaccatataaatgttctgaatgtgacaaAACTTTCAAAGAAAAAAGTGATTTATCATCACATGAGAGAATTCACACTGAGAAAAAAACATGGAGATGTTCTGAATGTAATAGGGCTTTCCGTCATAATACACATCTGATAAGACATCAGAGAATACACACTGgtgagaaaccatataaatgttctgagTGTGACAAGTGTTTCATCACAAAGGACCAGCTAATAATACATCAAAGAAATCACACCGgggagaaaccatataaatgttctgaatgtcAAAAAGCTTTTAAAGGAATAGGCGAACTATCCATACACCAGAGAACTCATACTGgtgagaaaccatataaatgtttTGAATGTGAGAAGGCTTTCATTACAAAAGGACAATTAGGGCTACATCACATGTCTCACAGCGGTGAGACTCCATATAAATGTTCTGAGTGTGACAGGGGTTTCAAAACCAAACGTCATCTAACGCGACATCAGAATGATCACACTGGagagaaaccatataaatgttctgaatgtgacaagACTTTCAAGGAAAAGAGTGATTTATCATCACATGAGAGCATTCACACTGAGGAAAAACCATATAGATGTTCTGAATGTAATAAGGCTTTTTGTCATAATACACATCTGGTAAGACATCAGAGAACACACACTGGcgagaaaccatataaatgttctgagTGTGAAAAGTGTTTCATCACAAAGGGCCACCTAATGATACATCAAAGAAATCACACCGGcgagaaaccatataaatgttctgaatgtcAAAAAGCTTTTAAGGGAATAAGTGAACTATCCATACACATGAAAACTCACACCGGTGAGAAACCACATGAATGTTCTGAATGTGAGAAGGCTTTCATTACAAAAGGACAGCTGGTAATACATCATAGAGTTCACACTGGGACAAAACCTTATGGATGTTCTGAATGTGCGAAAACTTTTATTTCAAAAGGAGAGCTAAAGAGACATTATATGTCTCACAGTGGTGAGACTCCATACAAATGTTCTGAGTGTGACAAGGGTTTCAAAACCAAACGTTACCTAATGAGACATCAGAATGGTCACACTGGAGAGAAACCGTATAAGTGCACTGAGTGTGATAAGGCTTTCACAGAAAAATATGGACTGTCATTACACcagagaaaacacaaaggagagaaACCACATAAATGCTCTGAATGCGACAAGGCTTTCTTTCAGAAGGCTGACCTATTCATACATCACAGATATCACACCAGAGAGAAACCCTACaaatgttctgaatgtgacaagTCATACGTTCTAAAGAAAAAGCTAACAATAcatcagagaactcacactggagAGAAACCttataaatgttctgaatgtgatAAGGCATTCAGGCGAAATGATAATCTTTATGTACATCAGAGAATCCACACAGGGGAGGCACcatataaatgtactgaatgtgacaaggcTTTCAAGAAAAAGAGTCATCTTTCAGTTCATGTGAAAATCCACACAGgtgagaaaccatataaatgttctgaatgtgacaagGCTTTCATTAGAAACAGTACGCTGATGATACATCAGAGGACTCACAGTGGTAAGAAACCACATAACTGTTCTGAACGTTGGAACACTTTCAGTCAAAAAGGTGTTGCATGA